One Streptomonospora salina genomic window, CCATTTCGACGTGACGCCGCACGGGCGCATGTGGGAAATCGGGTTCGGCGACGTCGCCCCCGCCCGGACGCGGCAATGGGGGACGCGCACGTCCCCGCCCGTCATCGTGGAGGCGCCCCTCACGCCCGCCCACGCCGACGATCTGCGCACCTTCACGCTCGGCTACGACGCCATCATCCACCAGGTCGTGACAGCCGACATCTTCGCCATCCTGAACAGCGACTGGGCCTCCGGCGAGTTCGGATCGGCGTGGGGGCTGGGAACGGTCGCGATCGACACGGCCACCGGACGGGTGGCCCCGCTCCAGGTCGCACTCGACGAAGGCGGGCTATGTCAGGGGTTCGCGAGCATGCTCGCCCTCGGCACCGCACACGTCGCCGAAGGCACGGACCATCAGCTCTTCCTGCTCACCCTGCTCCTGCCGGCGCCTCTTGTGGCCGTCGAGCGCCGCTAGAGCGGGACCGCCCCGACCGGCCGATCCGTGCGGCGCATCACCGCCATCACCATCGCGTTCACCATCGGCCATTCGGTCACGCTCGTGCTCGGAACGTTGGGGCTCCCCGTTCCGCAGCAGCCCGTCGAGGCGCTCATCGCCGTCAGCATCCTCATCTCCGCGGTCCACGCCGTCCGCCCCGTTTTCCCGGGGCGAGAGCCCCTGGTCGCGGGTGCGTTCGGCCTGGTCCACGGGATGGCGTTCTCCATGACGCTGGCCGCGATGGACCTGTCGGACCTGCGGCTGGGCCTCAGCCTGCTCGGGTTCAACCTCGGCATCGAGATCATGCAGCTCATCGTGCTGCCGCCGCTGGTCGCCCTTTCCCGGACGCGCATCTACACGCCGCTGCGTACCGTCGCGGCCGCGGTCACGGCGATCGCCGCGACCGGGTGGCTGCTCGACCGCGTCGGTCTCGCCAACCCGATCGGCGCGGTCGCGGACGCGCTCGGCGGTGTCTCGCCGTGGATCGTGCCGGGGGTGTGGGTGGCGGCGGCGGCCGTACTGGTCCGGCGGCGGGTGTGTGCGGGCCGAGCCGACAGGCCCGCCGATCGGGACACCGTGCGCAGCTGAAACGCCGGGTGGGCGGTGCCGTCCGGTGCCGACGTGCGCGTCCGCTGCTTCCCGGGGGCTGCCACGGCCGCGGAGGTGCCACTAATCTGGCGAGAGGGAGCGGATACCTGCCCGTCGGTCGCCGGGCCGCGCACCGCCCGGCGACCCGCGGTGCTCGCGGAGCGCGAAGTGGGGAGGTGGCCGATGGAAGCCCCGCTCGAACAGGCGCGTGACGCCTACGCCGATCTCCGCTGGCACGACGCCTACGTGCAGTTCCGCGCTGCGCGGGAGGCCGGGGAACTCGGCGTCGACGACCTGGCAGCGCTGGCCGACGCGGCGTGGTGGCTGGGCCGCAACGACGAGTCCCTGACGCTGTCGGAGCGGGTGTACCGCTGCCGCCTGCAGCACGACGATGCGGCTCGAGCCGCGCAACTCGCTGTCGAGGTCGGCTTCCTCTGGCTGATCCGGGGAGAACCGACCATCGGCTCGGGCTGGATCAGCCGCGCCGCCCGCCTCCTCCAGGACGTACCCGAGTGCGGGGCGCACGGCTACCTGCGCTATCTTGAGGCGGCCCAAGCTCTGGACCAGGGCCGCTTCGCTGACGCGCTCGACGCGGCCCGGCACATCCGACAGCTGGCCGACCGGTGCGACGATCGCACGCTGTACGCCGGAGGACTCGTCACCGAGGGCATCGCGGTCGTCAAGGAAGGGCGCGTCGGCGAAGGCCTCGCGGTGCTCGACGAAGCGATGCTGCCGGTACGCGCAGGAGAGGTCGCGCCCAAATGGGCGGGAAACCTGTACTGCCAGCTGATGAGTCTCTTCATCGAAACGGCCGACCTCCGCCGTGCCCGCGACTGGACCGCTGCGACGGAGCGCTGGTGCGACTGGCACAGCAGCCCCGCGATGTTCGCGGGCGTCTGCCGGGTGCACCGTGCCCAGCTACTGCGCCTCGCCGGGGCGTGGGGCGACGCCGAGCAGCACGCGACCCAGGCGTGCCGCGACCTCGCCGACATGAACGTCGGTGTGGTCGCGGAGGGCCACTACGTACTCGGCGATCTGTGCCGGCTCCGTGGCGACCTCGCCGGCGCCCGAGCCGCCTACGATCGGGCGGATGAACTCGGCCGGGATCCGCAGCCCGGCCGGGCCCTGCTACGGCTCGCCGAAGGCTGCTGCGCCCCGGCCGGCAGGGAGCTCCGTACCGCCCTGGCCGGTACCGACCAGCCGCTCGGCCGGGCGCCGCTGCTCAGTGCACAGGTCGATGTCGCGGCGGCCGCAGGCGACGCCGACCTGGCCCGCCGAGCCGCCGGCGAGCTGGGGGACGTCGCCTCCACCTACGGCACGGCCGGTCTCGTGGCCGCCGCGCGGCAAGCCGCGGGAACGGCACGACTGGTCGCGGGCGAGGCGGAGCGCGCCCTGCCGCTGCTGCGGGACGCGATGCGCCGGTGGCGCGCACTGGACGCCCGATTCGACGCGGCGCGGGCCCGGTTCCTTCTCGCGCGAGCGCTCCACGCCCTCGGCGACGTCGACGCGGCGGCCCGCGCGAGTGCCGCGGCCGCAGCGGTGTTCGCGGAACTGGGAGCGGCAGGCGCCCGGTGTGCGTTCGCCGCGCCGCCCGAGGCCGGCGCCGCGGGCGAGGGGGCGCTCCCCGGCGGCCTGTCGCCGCGGGAAGCCGAGGTGCTCACGTGCGTGGCGGCGGGCCACGCGAACCGCAGGATCGCCCACGCACTGGCGATCAGCGAGCGGACGGTCGAACGCCACCTCGCCAACATCTTCCGCAAGCTCGACGTCGCCTCGCGCACGGAAGCGGCATGCTACGCGTTCGAGCACGGGCTGGCCCACCCCCGCGGCTCCTAGCGTGGGCCGCCCGCCGGTGCGCCGGTCGATGCGTGGAAACACCCACGGCGCGACCGGGCGTGTGCGTGGTTTCGCGGAAGCCGCCGTGCGGCTCCGGCGCGCATGCTGGACCCGACTCGGAACCGACCGAGCTCCGACGAACCGGAGGTGCCGCCATGACCGCGACGATCGACGGGCAGCGGGTCCAGCAGTGCGCCGAGCGCGTGTTCGGGGCGTACGTGGAGAGCATGCTCGTGCTGATGATCGACCTGGCCGACCGGACCGGCCTGCTGGACGCGCTGGCCGAGGCACCCGGAACCAGTGCGGAGGTGGCCGACCGCGCGGGCCTCGCCGAACGCTACACGCGCGAGTGCCTCGGCGCGCTGGTGACCGGAGGCCTCGTCGAGTACGATCCCGCCGCCGAGCGGTACACGCTCCCGCCCGAGCACGCCCTGTGCCTCACCGGGGACGGGGCGAGGAACGTGGCCCCGGTGAGCCGGGTGCCGACGCTGCTCGCCCACTACGTCGCCGACGCGGCGAGCGTGGCCCGCGACGGCGGCGGCATCCCCTACGAGCGGTTCCGGCCCGACTTCACCGCGGTCATGGACGGGCTCTCCCGCGCGACGTTCGACCAGCACCTCGTCGGCTCCGTCCTGCCCGCCGCCGACGGTCTGGTCACCGACCTGCACCGCGGTATCCGCGTCGCCGACATCGGCTGCGGAACCGGCCACAGCACCGTCGTCCTCGCACGCGGGTTCCCGGAGTCGACCTTCGTCGGCTACGACGTGAGCGACGACGCACTTGCCGCCGGCCGCGCCGAGGCCGCCCAGGCCGGGACCGCGAACGTGCGGTTCGAGAACCTCGACATCGCCCGGCTCCCGGACGACCCGCCGTTCCACGCGGTCGTCGGCTTCGACGTCATCCACGACCAGGCCGACCCGGCCGGCGTCCTCCGGCGGGTGCACCGCGCGCTCGTACCGGGCGGGGTGTTTTTGATGATGGACATCAAGGCCTCCAGCCGCCTGGAGAACAACATCGCGAATCCGCTGGGGCCGCTCCTGTACTCCGTGAGTACGCTGCACTGCATGACCGTCTCGCTCGCCCAGGGCGGCGCCGGGCTCGGCACGGTGTGGGGCGAGGAGCTGGCCCTGCGGATGCTCGCCGACGCCGGCTTCGCGGACGTCACCGTCCACGAGGTTCCCGACGACCCGCTGAACCAGGTCTACGCGGCGCGTGCGGCGGCCGCCTGAACCGGACGCCGCCAGACGGCCGGGCGGACCGGCCGCGCGATCCCGGGCAGGTGGACCGGGACAAGCAGGGTGTGCCGGTCCGGCGCCGTTGCTCGCGAGGTGCCGGGGAAGGACGGCATCCACCGTTCGGCGGATGCCGGGGTCGGCCGGATCCGCGGCGCATCGGAACCGGACGGGCGATTCGCTCCGGACCCCGGCCCGCCAGGCTTGCGGGCATGGCGATCATCGAGGTCGAAGAGCTCGGCAAGAGGTACGGCGGCCAGGCGGTCCTGGACCGGGTCTCCTTTTCCGTTGAGGAGGGGGAGGTCTTCGGGATACTCGGTCCCAACGGGGCCGGTAAGACGACCGCGGTCGAGTGTGTGGAGGGGCTGCGGCGTGCCGACTCCGGGGCGGTGCGGGTCCTCGGGTTCGATCCGTTCCGCCAGGGCTCGGAGCTTCGGGAGCACATTGGCGTCCAGCTCCAGCACACGCAGCTGCCCGACAACATCAAGGTGTGGGAGGCGCTCGACCTCTACGCGTCGTTCTACGCCAAGCCCCGGGACTGGCGGGAGCTGCTGGAGCGGTGGGGCCTCGCGGACAAGCGGAACGCGCGGTTCGCGAAGCTGTCCGGAGGGCAGAAGCAGCGCCTGTTCATCGCCCTGGCCCTGGTCGGGGACCCGACGGTCGCGTTCCTCGACGAACTCACCACCGGACTCGACCCTCAGGCCCGCCGGGCCACCTGGGAGCTGGTCAAGCGGGTACGCGCCGAGGGCGTGACCGTGGTCCTGGTCAGCCATTTCATGGACGAAGTCGAAGAGCTGTGCGACCGGGTCGCGGTCCTCGACGAGGGGAGCGTCGTCGCGCTCGACAGCCCCGCAGGGCTGATCGACGGTGTCGACACCGAATATCGGATGAGTCTCCGGCTCATGGAGGGCGACACCGCCGATCCGGGCCACCTGCTGGAGAACCTCGACGGGGTGGCCTCGGTGTCGCGCTCGGGCGACCTGGTCGTCGTGACCGGGCGGGGCGACTTCGCCACCGCCGTCTCCGCCCGCCTGGCCCGCGAGGGTGTTCTCGTTCGCGACCTGCGCGTCGACAAGCGCACTCTGGACGACGCCTTCATCGCGCTGACCGGCCGCTCCCTGCAGGTCTGACGCCTGATCCGACCGACTCGACCGACCCGGCCCGAATCGGGCCCCGGACGGCCCGCCACCCCGAGAACGGAACGAACCGCCGTGAAGATCCTCGCCAAGCTCACCACCGTCGAGACCAAGCTGCTGGTGCGCGAACCCGGCGCCGTGTTCGCTCTGCTCCTCCCGCTCTTCATCCTCGTGGCCTTCGGGGGCGCGATCGAGGAGGGAGACACCGTCCTCCTGCCGATCGCGGTCACCATGGCGATCAGCCTGGTCGGCCTGTACCTGCTGCCCACGACCCTCGCGACCTATCGGGAAAGGGGCGTGCTGCGCAGGCTCTCGGTGACCCCGGTCCGCCCCGGCAACCTCCTCACCGTGCAGCTCCTGCTCCAACTGGTCCTCTCCGTACTCGGGGTCACCCTGCTGCTCGTCGTCGGAATCGGTTTTCTCGGGGCCCACGGGCCCGGGGCCCTGCGGTTCCTGACAGCCTTCGCGCTCGGCACGGCCGCGATGTTCTCCGTCGGTCTGCTCATCGCGGCGCTCGCCTCCAACGGGCGCTCCGCCAACGGCTTCGGCGTGCTGCTCTTCTTCCCGCTGGCCTACCTGGGCGGAGTCATGCAGCCCGTCGACCGGATGCCCGATATCCTGGCGCTCATCGGCGAGTACACCCCGATGGGCGCTCTGCGGCAGAGCCTCGACGATGTCTGGAGCGGCGGAGTCCTCGCCCTGTCGCCGTTGGTCACCATGGCCGTCTACGCCGTGGTCGTCAGCCTCGTCGCGGCCAGGTCCTTCCGCTGGGAGTGAACATGGAGACGGTGCCGGAACGCGACCTCGACCTGCGGGAGGAGCGGCTGCGCCGTCTCACCGGCGCCGTGCCCTACGCTCTCCTGGCGGCCTCCACCGTCCTGACCCTGGCCACCCAGGACCTTCCCCTGGTGCGGCTCCTGGAGACGCTCGGAATCGTGGCCCTCACGGCGGCCCTCGTCTGGACGATGACCGGGCTGAACCGCGACTGGGTTTTTCGACCGGGGGCGCGGGCGGCCTTCGTCGCCGCCCTGGTCGTGATGATCGCCGTGCTCAGCACCCGCGGCGTCTGGTTCGCGAGCTTCTTCGGCTTCATGGGATACGTGTACTCCTGGCAGTTCCTCCTGGGCCGGTGGAGATTCGCGGGGGTGACCGCCACCGCCGCCGTCACCGTCACCGCCTACATGGGCGGGTTCCCCGTCACCCCTTCGTCGCTCCTGCTGTATCTGTTCTTCGTCGCCTCCGTGGTCCCCCTGGTCGCGGTGTTCAGCCACCTCGGCGAAGTCACCGCGGAACGCAGCGACGAGCGCAAGCGGACGGTGGAGCGGCTGCGGGAAACGATCCGGGAGAACGACGGACTCCACGCCCAACTGCTGGTTCAGGCCCGCGAGGCCGGGGCGCACGACGAACGCGAGCGCATGGCCCGGGAGATCCACGACACCCTGGCCCAAGGGTTCGTCGGCATCATCACCCAGCTCCAGGCGGCCGAACGGGCCGAGGGCGGAGCCGGAGGACGGGGCGGGAGCACTTCGGAACCCGCCGAGTCCACCGAGTCCGGCGAGTCCGCCGAGAGCGCCGCCGGTGTCGCCGACGCGGCGGAGAGGGACCGTGCCGAGTGGCGGCTGCGGGTCGCCAACGCCATCCGACTGGCCCGAAAGAACCTGGCGGAGGCCCGCAGGTCCGTGCACGCCCTGGGACCGGCGCCGCTGGAGACCGCTCCGCTGCCCGACGCCCTGGCCGATTCCACGGCCGAGTGGTCCCGGCTCAACGGGGTACGCGCGGACTTCGCCGCGACGGGACCGGTCCGCCCCCTGCACGCGGAGGTCGAGGCGGTCCTGCTCCGCGCCGTCCAGGAGTCCCTGGCCAACGTAGCCGGGCACGCCGGTGCCACCCGGGTCGGGGTGACCCTCTCCTACATGGAGGACCTGGTCGTCCTGGACGTGCGCGACGACGGTGCGGGCTTCGAACCGGCCCCGGTGCCCGCGTCGGCTCCGGGCCCGGAACCGGGCCCGGGGAGCACACCCGGTGGCGGCGGCGCGGACGGCGGGTTCGGCCTGACGTCGATGCGGCAGCGGGTGGCCCGTCTGGCGGGCACACTGGGGATCGAGTCCGAACCAGGAGCCGGTACGGCGGTCTCCGCCGCCCTTCCCGCCGTTCCGAGGGAGCCCCGCGGTGAGTGAAGCACCCGTCCGTGTCCTGATCGTCGACGACCACCCCGTCGTCCGGGACGGTATCCGCGGCATGTTCGCCGGCGACCCGGGGTTCGAGACGGTCGGGGAGGCCGGGGACGGCGCTCGTGCCGTCGAGCTCGCCCGATCTCTGGAGCCCGACGTGGTCCTCATGGACCTGCGCATGCCGGGGACGGGCGGTGTGGACGCCATCAGCGAGCTGGCCCGATTGGGGCTCGGCGCCCGCGTCCTGGTCCTCACCACCTACGCCTCCGACAGCGACGTCGGTCCCGCCATCGAGGCCGGAGCCACCGGCTACCTCCTCAAGGACACGTCGCCCGACGAGCTGATGCGCGCCGTCCGCCTCGCCGCTCGCGGCGAGACCGTGCTCTCCCCGCTGGTCGCGAGCCGCCTGGTCGGCCGGGTCCGCGAGCCCGCCGTGCCACTGAGCGACCGGGAATCGGAGATCCTGAGGCTCATCGCCGGCGGCTTCACCAACCGGGAGGCGGCGGCCCGCCTGTTCATCAGCGAGGCCACGGTCAAGACCCACGTCCTGCACATCTACGGCAAGCTCGGCGTCAACGACCGGGCCGCCGCCGTCGCGGCCGGTTTCCGGCGCGGTCTGCTGGACCCGGGCGAGGGGTGATGTCCCGGCGGGGCCCTGCGGCCCGTCGACGACCTCGCGGCCGCCGCTTCGAGTGCGGCGCCCAGACCCGGAAGGCACTAGTGTCCCGGTGCGTGACCGAACCTTTCGCGCACCTCGACGCCACAGCCGAGGCCTACGATGCCGTGGCCGTTCGCTACACCGAATTCGCCCGCGACGAACTCGACGCACTGCCGCTGGACCGGGCGGTGCTCACCGCGTTCGCCGAACTCGCGCGGACCGGCGCTGCCGGACCCGTCGCCGATCTGGGCTGCGGATCCGGACGGGTGACCGCATACCTGAGAAACCTCGGACTGGAGGCCTTCGGCGTCGACCTGTCGCCGGCGATGATCGATCTCGCCCGCCGGGCCTACCCGGATCTGCGGTTCGACGTCGGATCCATGGACGCCCTGGACGTGGCCGACGACGCGCTGCACGGCGTCGTGTCCTGGTACTCGGTCATCCACGCCCCACCGCGGGACATGCCGTCCTACATCGCCGAGTTCCGGCGGGTCCTCATCCCCGACGGCCCCCTCCTCCTCGCGTTCTTCGAGTCGGAGGGGGACCCGGTCGCGGCGTTCGACCACCGAGTCGCGGCCGCCTACCGGTGGCCCGTCGACGATCTCGCCCGGCTGGCCGGCGACGCCGGCTTCGCCGAAGTCGGCCGGATGCTGCGTGAGCCGCGCCACGGGGAGCGGTACCGCCGCGGGCATCTGCTGATGCGCAAGGACGGCACGGCGGTCCAGGGGCGTTTCGCGCGGTGACCCCCGAGGCCGTGCCGTGCGGTGGGCTGCGATCGCAGCGGTACTACCGTCCGGTGGGCGCCGTCGGATCCGCAGCGGGACGGCGCGACGGCGCTGCCGCCCAGCGCGCCGGCGACCGCGATACCCGCATAGAGACCGCTGGTATTGAGCGCCACCGCCTCGGTTCCGGCGTCGCCGGCCAGCCGCAGCGCCCGGGTGTTCATCGGCGGGTTGAAGCCCCACCCGGCGAAGCCGTACACGGCCAGCGCGGCGGCCACCAGCCACACCGGG contains:
- a CDS encoding HupE/UreJ family protein translates to MRRITAITIAFTIGHSVTLVLGTLGLPVPQQPVEALIAVSILISAVHAVRPVFPGREPLVAGAFGLVHGMAFSMTLAAMDLSDLRLGLSLLGFNLGIEIMQLIVLPPLVALSRTRIYTPLRTVAAAVTAIAATGWLLDRVGLANPIGAVADALGGVSPWIVPGVWVAAAAVLVRRRVCAGRADRPADRDTVRS
- a CDS encoding response regulator transcription factor, with the translated sequence MEAPLEQARDAYADLRWHDAYVQFRAAREAGELGVDDLAALADAAWWLGRNDESLTLSERVYRCRLQHDDAARAAQLAVEVGFLWLIRGEPTIGSGWISRAARLLQDVPECGAHGYLRYLEAAQALDQGRFADALDAARHIRQLADRCDDRTLYAGGLVTEGIAVVKEGRVGEGLAVLDEAMLPVRAGEVAPKWAGNLYCQLMSLFIETADLRRARDWTAATERWCDWHSSPAMFAGVCRVHRAQLLRLAGAWGDAEQHATQACRDLADMNVGVVAEGHYVLGDLCRLRGDLAGARAAYDRADELGRDPQPGRALLRLAEGCCAPAGRELRTALAGTDQPLGRAPLLSAQVDVAAAAGDADLARRAAGELGDVASTYGTAGLVAAARQAAGTARLVAGEAERALPLLRDAMRRWRALDARFDAARARFLLARALHALGDVDAAARASAAAAAVFAELGAAGARCAFAAPPEAGAAGEGALPGGLSPREAEVLTCVAAGHANRRIAHALAISERTVERHLANIFRKLDVASRTEAACYAFEHGLAHPRGS
- a CDS encoding methyltransferase domain-containing protein, which codes for MTATIDGQRVQQCAERVFGAYVESMLVLMIDLADRTGLLDALAEAPGTSAEVADRAGLAERYTRECLGALVTGGLVEYDPAAERYTLPPEHALCLTGDGARNVAPVSRVPTLLAHYVADAASVARDGGGIPYERFRPDFTAVMDGLSRATFDQHLVGSVLPAADGLVTDLHRGIRVADIGCGTGHSTVVLARGFPESTFVGYDVSDDALAAGRAEAAQAGTANVRFENLDIARLPDDPPFHAVVGFDVIHDQADPAGVLRRVHRALVPGGVFLMMDIKASSRLENNIANPLGPLLYSVSTLHCMTVSLAQGGAGLGTVWGEELALRMLADAGFADVTVHEVPDDPLNQVYAARAAAA
- a CDS encoding ABC transporter ATP-binding protein, yielding MAIIEVEELGKRYGGQAVLDRVSFSVEEGEVFGILGPNGAGKTTAVECVEGLRRADSGAVRVLGFDPFRQGSELREHIGVQLQHTQLPDNIKVWEALDLYASFYAKPRDWRELLERWGLADKRNARFAKLSGGQKQRLFIALALVGDPTVAFLDELTTGLDPQARRATWELVKRVRAEGVTVVLVSHFMDEVEELCDRVAVLDEGSVVALDSPAGLIDGVDTEYRMSLRLMEGDTADPGHLLENLDGVASVSRSGDLVVVTGRGDFATAVSARLAREGVLVRDLRVDKRTLDDAFIALTGRSLQV
- a CDS encoding ABC transporter permease, which encodes MKILAKLTTVETKLLVREPGAVFALLLPLFILVAFGGAIEEGDTVLLPIAVTMAISLVGLYLLPTTLATYRERGVLRRLSVTPVRPGNLLTVQLLLQLVLSVLGVTLLLVVGIGFLGAHGPGALRFLTAFALGTAAMFSVGLLIAALASNGRSANGFGVLLFFPLAYLGGVMQPVDRMPDILALIGEYTPMGALRQSLDDVWSGGVLALSPLVTMAVYAVVVSLVAARSFRWE
- a CDS encoding sensor histidine kinase, translating into METVPERDLDLREERLRRLTGAVPYALLAASTVLTLATQDLPLVRLLETLGIVALTAALVWTMTGLNRDWVFRPGARAAFVAALVVMIAVLSTRGVWFASFFGFMGYVYSWQFLLGRWRFAGVTATAAVTVTAYMGGFPVTPSSLLLYLFFVASVVPLVAVFSHLGEVTAERSDERKRTVERLRETIRENDGLHAQLLVQAREAGAHDERERMAREIHDTLAQGFVGIITQLQAAERAEGGAGGRGGSTSEPAESTESGESAESAAGVADAAERDRAEWRLRVANAIRLARKNLAEARRSVHALGPAPLETAPLPDALADSTAEWSRLNGVRADFAATGPVRPLHAEVEAVLLRAVQESLANVAGHAGATRVGVTLSYMEDLVVLDVRDDGAGFEPAPVPASAPGPEPGPGSTPGGGGADGGFGLTSMRQRVARLAGTLGIESEPGAGTAVSAALPAVPREPRGE
- a CDS encoding response regulator, which translates into the protein MSEAPVRVLIVDDHPVVRDGIRGMFAGDPGFETVGEAGDGARAVELARSLEPDVVLMDLRMPGTGGVDAISELARLGLGARVLVLTTYASDSDVGPAIEAGATGYLLKDTSPDELMRAVRLAARGETVLSPLVASRLVGRVREPAVPLSDRESEILRLIAGGFTNREAAARLFISEATVKTHVLHIYGKLGVNDRAAAVAAGFRRGLLDPGEG
- a CDS encoding class I SAM-dependent methyltransferase, which produces MTEPFAHLDATAEAYDAVAVRYTEFARDELDALPLDRAVLTAFAELARTGAAGPVADLGCGSGRVTAYLRNLGLEAFGVDLSPAMIDLARRAYPDLRFDVGSMDALDVADDALHGVVSWYSVIHAPPRDMPSYIAEFRRVLIPDGPLLLAFFESEGDPVAAFDHRVAAAYRWPVDDLARLAGDAGFAEVGRMLREPRHGERYRRGHLLMRKDGTAVQGRFAR